A window of the Lolium perenne isolate Kyuss_39 chromosome 7, Kyuss_2.0, whole genome shotgun sequence genome harbors these coding sequences:
- the LOC127312384 gene encoding G-type lectin S-receptor-like serine/threonine-protein kinase At2g19130, whose product MPRFLHLFTLLFYLRISASSAATDTIQAGQALAVHDKLVSSNGRYALGFFKPNSSKSSQDTTNWYLGIWFNTVPTFTPAWVANRDKPIKNTTSVELTISQDGNLVIQNESTKSIIWSTQANITTNSTTAILLSSGNLILTNSSNQSEVLWQSFDHPTDTFFPGAKLGWDKVTGLNRSFVSWKNLIDPAAGGYRYELDPSGIDQLLLVALNSSTSYWSTGPWSGKYFSSIPEMAARHSISAKFVKNDRERYLTYNIVDAYMDPNMLTRHAIDVSGQIKTFTWMKGSQDWVMINAQPKAQCDVYAVCGPFTICNDNDVPHCICMEGFSITSPKNWELEDRADGCSRKTQLDCIRNISTTHTTDKFYHEPCVRLPQNAQKVEAAGSSNECEQICLNDCSCIAYSFGDSGCSVWHNELLNIGRLECSDTTNSNGETLCLRLSAKDVQSLKYNRRGISIGVATATVICALGLFALVLLLMIWTNKKNSSGHIVNGYTGCNGIIAFRYNELQRATKKFTDKLGAGSFGSVFKGFINDSNTIAVKRLDGAYQGEKQFRAEVSSIGAIQHINLVKLVGFCCEDDKRLLVYEYMSNHSLDVHLFRSNSTVLSWAARYQIALGVARGLAYLHESCRDCIIHCDIKPENILLDASFLPKIADFGMAKLLARDFSRVLTTMRGTAGYLAPEWITGVAITPKVDVYSYGMVLLEIISGRRNTCAPLSSNVDVYFPVQAAHKLLEGDIRSLVDHKLQGDGNLDEAELACKVACWCIQDDELDRPTMGEVVQILEGLIETTMPPIPRLLQTMFESCS is encoded by the exons ATGCCTCGCTTCCTCCATTTATTCACCTTGCTCTTCTACCTACGCATCTCAGCAAGTTCTGCCGCGACAGACACCATCCAGGCCGGACAAGCACTTGCTGTCCACGACAAGCTCGTCTCCAGCAATGGCAGGTACGCGCTTGGCTTCTTCAAACCAAACAGCAGCAAATCATCTCAGGACACTACCAACTGGTACCTTGGCATATGGTTCAATACAGTCCCCACATTTACTCCAGCATGGGTTGCAAATAGGGATAAACCGATCAAGAACACCACCTCAGTGGAGCTCACAATCTCCCAGGATGGGAACCTTGTCATCCAAAACGAGTCCACCAAGTCCATAATCTGGTCTACACAAGCAAACATCACAACAAATAGCACCACCGCTATCCTCTTGAGTAGTGGAAATCTCATCCTCACAAACTCATCAAACCAATCAGAAGTTCTATGGCAGAGCTTTGATCACCCCACAGATACATTTTTCCCTGGGGCGAAGCTTGGATGGGACAAGGTCACCGGCCTGAATCGTAGTTTTGTTTCCTGGAAAAACTTGATCGACCCAGCTGCCGGTGGGTACCGCTATGAGTTAGACCCCAGTGGTATCGACCAGTTATTGCTTGTAGCATTAAACTCATCCACATCATACTGGTCCACCGGTCCATGGAGCGGAAAATACTTTTCCTCAATTCCAGAGATGGCAGCTCGCCACTCTATTAGTGCAAAATTTGTCAAGAATGACAGAGAGAGGTACTTGACATATAATATAGTAGATGCATATATGGATCCCAATATGCTTACTCGTCATGCAATTGACGTATCAGGTCAAATAAAGACATTCACATGGATGAAGGGCTCACAGGACTGGGTAATGATCAATGCCCAACCCAAAGCCCAATGCGATGTCTATGCAGTTTGTGGACCTTTCACaatttgcaatgataatgatgttCCACATTGCATTTGTATGGAGGGCTTCAGCATAACATCCCCCAAGAACTGGGAGCTAGAAGATCGAGCGGATGGGTGCTCAAGAAAAACTCAACTAGACTGCATAAGGAACATAAGCACAACACACACCACAGACAAGTTCTACCATGAGCCATGTGTTAGGTTACCCCAGAATGCCCAAAaagtggaagcagctggaagctcGAATGAGTGCGAACAAATTTGCCTGAATGACTGCTCTTGCATTGCATACTCCTTTGGCGATAGTGGATGTTCTGTCTGGCATAATGAATTGCTCAACATAGGACGACTAGAATGCAGTGACACAACCAATTCAAATGGAGAAACTCTTTGCCTTCGTCTTTCTGCCAAAGATGTACAAAGTTTGAAATATAACAGAAGAGGGATTTCTATtggagttgcaactgctacagtcATTTGTGCTCTAGGCTTATTTGCACTCGTCCTATTACTGATGATTTGGACAAACAAAAAGAATAGCTCTGGTCACATTGTGAACGGTTACACAGGTTGTAATGGAATCATTGCATTTAGATACAATGAACTACAACGAGCAACGAAAAAATTTACAGATAAGTTGGGGGCAGGTAGCTTTGGTTCTGTATTCAAGGGGTTTATAAATGACTCAAATACCATAGCAGTTAAGAGGCTTGATGGTGCTTATCAAGGAGAGAAACAATTCAGAGCTGAAGTGAGCTCAATTGGAGCTATCCAACACATCAATTTGGTTAAGCTTGTTGGTTTCTGTTGTGAGGATGATAAGAGGCTGCTTGTTTATGAATACATGTCAAACCACTCTCTTGACGTCCATCTATTTCGAAGCAATTCCACAGTGTTAAGTTGGGCTGCTAGGTACCAGATAGCCCTTGGAGTTGCAAGAGGGTTAGCCTACTTGCATGAAAGCTGTCGAGACTGCATCATACACTGTGATATCAAGCCAGAAAACATACTTCTTGATGCTTCATTCCTTCCAAAAATTGCAGACTTTGGGATGGCAAAGCTATTAGCAAGGGATTTTAGCCGAGTATTGACAACAATGAGAGGGACTGCAGGGTACCTTGCACCTGAATGGATTACTGGTGTTGCTATTACACCGAAAGTTGATGTTTATAGCTACGGGATGGTGCTGCTGGAAATAATATCTGGAAGGAGGAACACATGCGCACCGTTGTCAAGCAATGTCGATGTTTATTTCCCTGTGCAAGCTgcacataagcttcttgaagGAGACATCAGGAGTTTGGTAGATCACAAGTTACAAGGTGAT GGCAATCTGGATGAGGCTGAACTGGCTTGCAAGGTTGCATGTTGGTGTATCCAAGACGATGAGCTTGATCGACCAACAATGGGAGAGGTAGTTCAGATTCTTGAAGGGCTAATTGAGACCACGATGCCCCCGATACCGAGACTACTCCAAACTATGTTTGAAAGTTGCTCCTAA